GAATAATCTCTAGGATGATCattaagtgaaacaaaaatagagGTGCTGAACAGTGTGTGCTATGCCAACGTTggtatcaataaaaataagatgtatgTGTTTATGAGTGTATATGTGTGGTGGGtgtatataagaatatatttggaagaatCTACATAAATTGGTAAAAATGGTTGCTTCTGGGAAGGGGGCTAGATGTTAGGGGTGAAAAGCAAACTTACTTTTTACTCCATgacctttttatatcttttgaattttctctcaAGTGCACGTGTTGTCCACCCCTTATATGCAcacctaaagagaaaaaaagtgggaAAGGTGCCTGTTCAGGGCCAAGGAATCAAGCCTTCCTTTTCCGCCTGGGAGGCCCTGGGGcaccatcttctctctgtgtttttttttgtcctgTTAACCATTTGCTGGGCACTGGGTTTATCTTGATTGCTCATCTGCTAGTTCTAGTGTGACTTCTAAGGATGACCTTAgccgctcccctgctctctgAGTTACTGCTTAGGCCAAAGGGTCATGACTGCTACAGGATTGCACTTggtccccttccccctcccgggCCTTTGAggtccctcttctcctttctgcccTCCACTTGTCTGGCATTGGGCGTGTGTGACTCCAAAGAGTGTGTATGAACTTCCTCGGCATATCCTGGTCCTCTGCAGGCTCAGGGtgtatttgggggtgggaggagggcgtGGGTCAGAATTCTCCTACAGAATTGAGGTTGACGTTGggctgttttctttccctttcggAGTGTGAGGATACAAATTAGCATAAGAATGTGAAATGCTAATGATCTCATTTGCATATCTTCAAAGTGCTACTATGTATATTTTCTCCTTGAATTCCCATGGAAGACTTGCTGCGTAACCACATACTGCCCAAACTGAGACTGAGACCCAACCCAGTGAGTGATTGGAGCAGGGCCTTCTATCTAGGCGGCAGTAGTGGATGCTTGTCCCCAGGTCTCCTGACATTGTGTCCTTCCTTTACCAGTGTTTTGTACAGTTTGTGCCCTTTGTTTACCAGTGGTGGCCTGTGGACTGTTAGAAATGTGAAGAGCTGCTTGCTAATGGATTTCTCTCTTGACTTCACTAAACTGCTCTTGGTTTGAAATATATTCAGTTTGTCTCACCTTGGTCAGTGGGGTCTGTCAGCAGACCTTTAGCTTAAGAACCTGGGAGGCTGGCGTGTTGAGAAGGACTTGAGGATGATCAGGGAGCATTATGGGAGCCCGGGAGGGGATGGGGACGGCTTCTTTTGTCTTTGGGTCAATTTGCATAGTAAGGAATGAACTACAGGTTTTGGAGAATCTGTTTTTCCTCCTTGTGTTTCCTTATTCTACAGTGTGTCTAGTTACATTGTCATTTTCTAGCTTTTATGTTCAAATAGACATCTTAGATACCTGGGGCTGTCATTCACCTGCGTTTTAGTTAGATCCAAATCTGGGTAGGGCGGAATGCTTCCTGAGAAGTAAGGCTGGTGTCAGCCTCATTTGCGTCTGCGCCCAGCAGTGATGGAGTCTCCCAGGGGCCAAGTTTTTCTTAGTTCCTGGTGATGACAGAGAATGAGTACACACGCTTGTGTCATCAGAATTGAGCCAGGCATCCACTTTTTAGgacagttctttctttttaaaaaagaagcttaaAGGTTAAGAGAGTAATAAACCTtgtgtaaaacaaaaatgaatccaAAGTCACTCAGGGTCCTGTCACTGCTAAGAACTCCCTTCCTTTGATCTCTTTCCATATGCACAGATTTTGTCAGTGCTGACTTCTGGTTTCATGCTGCACTGGTCATGATAGTTACCATTGTCAGTGTCTGTGAATATTCTGAATAAGATTTTGTAGACCCATTTCTGAGCTGCTGGACATTTGGTCCAGTTTTTGCTAGTATAAATCTGTAATATGGGTGTTCCTGAGAAtatagctttttttccttttttgtttgcattttcttagcATAGAATCCTGTATGTGGGGTTTGTAGTGTCAAAAAGGATCAACACAGCGTATTAAGTTGACTCCGGATCATTGTATACCATGTTTCACAATTTAGAGTATTcaggtctttaaaaaatgtttaattcaaaagaataaacagaacaaaaccttTCTGTACTATTtccccaactttttattttgaaaaattctaaatccatagaataaatgaaaataaacattgagatgCCCTTTACTTAAATGTAACAGTTATTTGCATTTGCCATGtttgctttctctcccccttccctctctgtcttcctttgtgtgtgtgcacacacgtgagGTGGaggcatgcacatgtgcacacacatacacacacatgacaGGGAGGCTGGAGTCCCCTCTCCTAAACCCTTCTGGAAGACTGCTTCCCTGGGCGGTATACTTGAAGCCAGCAAGCCTTCAGGACATGAACCTCTCTGACTTGAGAATCTTCTTATTTATCTCTGTGGCAAGGGTAGTCATCTGTAGTCCACAGCATGGTCTCCCTGCAAGCTGATTTTTGGCTTAGATTTTGGCTCCTGGATTAGAGACGTTGCTCTTTTTGCAACTTGGGGACAGCTGATATCTCTGTTCCCTGTTTCAGTGGCGGGACCACTGGATGCAGTGTGTGTACTTCCTGCCACAAGAAGAGCCTGTTGTCCAAGGCTCAAGCATCTACCTGGTAGCGCACCATGATGACTATTGTGTATGGTACAGCCTCCAGAGGACCAGGTATGCCCCAAGTCTTGTGGTGGGGGGAAGCACTGGGCCTGTGATACTGTGTACTTAACGTAAGTTCGCCTTATAAACAGTGTAGTGGCACAAGTGGGCATGCTTGTGTCTGAACAGAATAAAACAAGAGCAAGAGTTTGTAAGTAGATGTGTTAGTGCCCATTGGCATGTTCTTAGAAGAGACTGCCCTGGTTGCAGGGCCCCTGTTTGGGGGAGACATGAATGAGAAGTCTCGGATTGGGGGACCCTCCAACCTCTAATGCCTACTTGAAAGCCAGTTCCTGGACTCATGCCCTCTAGAGGATGTGGGTGTGCCCACCATGGCTTGTTTCAGTTTTAGTGGGGCAGATCCCTGTGCCCATCTCTGTGCCATGCCTTCATGCTTGCTGGTGTCTAGCAGGTTATGCTCATCATGTGTGTCTATTTCCTGGCCTAGCCCTGAAAAGGACAGGAGAGTCTATCCAGCACGCCCCGTGTGTGACTGCCAAGCTCACCTGCTCTGGAACCGGCCTCGGTTTGGAGAGATCAACGATCAGGACAGAACTGATCAATACATCCAGGCTCTGCGGACAGTAAGTGTCCAGCCCTTTGGGTGGTTATAGTCAAGAAGGAGTTTGTAGCATGGGCCTCAGGTCATTGCTTGCTTATAATTTGCAGGTTTTGATTTCTGTACTACCTGGCTTTTGGGTGGGCACTCAGATAGTAGCCAGGAAGCATGTTACTAGACTTTGTGAGGGCTtgttctctgctgtcctgtgagAACCTCTGCCTGGGAGCCTTACCTCAGCCGCTGCCATTTTCCCTCTAGACACTTTGCCTTTGTGGTCACTAGTAGTTCCTATGGATAATCCCAGTGGATTCAGCCACCCCATTCTTCCTTTCATCTGCTGcattgtttctaaaattttctaaaatatgagtCTGATTATGTAACTCTCCTGCCTGAAACCTTTGCTCCCTGCTGCGTGTAGCAGGAGTCTCTCAGCTCAGGACTATACAAAGGGTTTAGAGAAGTGTCTTTTGGACCTCTTGGAGTTGTATGCAGAaatatgtgtgcacatatgtacatGCATGCATTTTGGCACGAGGGAAGATCCCAGCCATCTAAAGTTTCTCTCAAAGGGATCTATGACCTATAAAGTAATCCCTGCCTTTGGCAAGTCACTCAAAAGCCCAAGCTGTCTGTTCTGTGACCAGAGAGGGAAGAGGCTTATGGTAAACTGAGAGATGGCCTCTAGCAAGTGGGGCAGGTCTTCAGGTGGGCCTTGTAGGACAGCTTGGGGATAGTCTCTCCTGACAGGTCTGGGTAGGGAGAGGTGGGTGAGGTGGTTGCAttggagggtgggggctgcttACTGCCTACAAGGCAAGCACAAGTCTGGGGCTACAAGAAGATCCAGCTGGGTGTTGAGGGGTAGATTCAATGATCACAGAGTGAGTTAATGGGGCTAGGAGAAAGGAAGTGTTTCTGTCAGTTTTCCAACAAGAATTTCTTGACCTGCTATAAGAAAAAGTATTGAGGTTGTTATTTTCCTGCAGGTACTGAAGCCAGACAGTGTCTGCCTGTGCGTCAGTGACGGCAGTCTGCTCTCCTTGTTGGCCCATCACCTTGGGGCAGAGCAGGTACCAGACCGCATTCTGCCAGCTTCCTGAGGGCAGCTCTTGAGTTTGAATATTACATGGTCTGGGTACACAGTTCTGTGACTAAAGGCCTTTGCAAGTGCAGCTGCCATGCATGTGGGGGCTTTGGGGTTTATTGCCTCCGTGTGCAGGCAGGAGTCAGGTTGTAGCTATTCCCATATAGCTGCAGCTCCAGTGTCTGAGTGCACCTTGCTAGCATCAGTGCAGAAAGTAGGTGCTGTCTCAGTGGGTAGTGAGCACAGGTAGACTTGGTTAGGTGGTACATTCCGCCTTGGAATTATCTTGTTGggttttaacctttttttttttttttttttttttaatttttttaaacttttatttagagggaaagagagagaaggggaggggcagagagcagggcgGCGGgtcgggggacagaggatccaaagtgggctgtgcgctgaacagcagagagcctgatgtggggctcgaattcacaaaccacaaaatcgtgatctgagccgaagttggacactcaaccagctgagccacctaggtgccccagttttaatctttaatttcttcttttttaatgttactttgagagagagagagaacaagaacgagtgggggaagggcagagagagggggagacagagaatctctagcagactccatgctcagctcagacccccgatgcagggctccaactcacaaccatgaaatcatgacctgggccgaaatcaggagtcagatgcttaaccagctgagccgcccagacgcccgttaatttaatttctttgtcaAATGAATCTCTAATAGCATCGTATTCTTTTTAGGTATTTACAGTAGAGAGCTCAGCAGCTTCTTATAGACTGATGAAAAAAGTAAGTGACTGTTGTTACTAAACTATCGGGTGGGGAGGCAGGTCAGGGGCCTGCCTTGCTGAGTCTGGGATTGATTGCTCTGATGCTGTCTCGGCAGTAAGGGAGCTGGTGAGAGTTCCCACCTTGAGAGCCGGTGTAGAAGTCTTCTGGGGCTGTCGCTGAATAGCAGCAAACATTTAGACTCTATTTTTTATGGCTTTTCTCCTCGCTtcacataaaactaaaaaagctACAATCTTTGCAGTGATATAACTGAATTTATGATTTGTTTTTGGGACCTAGTGCCCAGGGAGTCAACACTCACAAGCTGACCTGACTGATTGGTTCCATGATGGTATTTCTTCCCTTGGCCATCGATTGGTTTTGATTTCCTTTCTGAAGGAAACTACCAGAACTACAAGCCTATTGCTAAGTCCTGCTGATACGTCTGTAAGAGAAATTTCTTTTGCTGTTACAACATTTTGCTTGGTGCACAGGATGCCCCTGGAGGAGAGGATTTTCACAAAGCAGATAAAAGTGGTGCTTAGAACAATTTGGCCAGAAAACTGCAAGCATACAAAACAACTTTGAGGTGTTTTTTCTGGACAAAAacaatactttcattttttttcctcataagaTTTTCAAGGCTAATCActtggaagataaaattaatataatagagAAACGGCCTGAATTGTTAACATCTGCAGACTTGGAGGGTAAAAAGGTGAGTGGCAGGGGCTCTGCATTTGCATGGACAGCACAGCACCGAGATGGCCTGCGTCCCCCTTCTCTTCTCAGGCCATGCAGTGGGTCCCATACCTAACTCAGCCCCTGTGGGAATGTGGTGAGGCATTGCATAGATGTCTGGTCTGCAAATACATGAGCTACTCTGAACTCTGACCGATCTCTGCTCCTTCCGAGTGAGGACAGAATGGTTCTGTTAGGATGAATAGCCGCCTGTTGTGGCCTCTCTGCCTTATCCCTTTACAGTGCTCCAGCTCCCGTTCACTCCTGTTATTTTGGTTCACTTTTCACCGTTCTGCTTACTTCCTGCCACCTCGGCAGTTGATCTTCTGTCCCCTACGGTTGGTCTTGTCACACAACCCACCCACCACCCGTTGCCTCTAAAACTACTCCCACCCCTTAGTAACCTGAGATGTAAACACAGTCTTCTGCTGCCTTTCCTCTCACTGGCCCCCTGGGCCCTCATGACTCAGGGGCCTCTCCCTTctcaacacatttctttttagggCCTTAAGAGACTGCTTTTTCcaggtttttctcttatttttctagctGCTCTTCCTGAGCTTTTCATGGGTTTCTCTTCCTTCACTTGATCCTTCCATAGCAGTCTTTGATGGTTTCTCCATGtctgttctctcctctccctctgtgtctcctctctctctaagtGATCATGTCCTTTCCCATAAGGGAATCTTTGGCCTCCAAAGCTGGGTCTGCAAATCTCTCATGTCCAAGTGCCCACTGGATGCTTTCCTTGCATATCCTGCAGGCCCTTCAAGCTGGAATCCATCACCTTTCTTCACCAGctttttaacagctttactgagatgtaattgacataccATAAAATTAACCCATTTCAAGTGTACggtgattttttaataaatttttagagATGTACAACTATCACACATTCTAGTTTTAGAGTGTTTCCATCACCCAGCCCCTAGCCCCAGGCAAGCACTGATCTGGTTTCTTTGTATCCATTTGTCTTTtttgggcatttcatataaatggagtagAACGATACATGGTTTTTAGTGTTGGGCTTCTTTCACTAGTCACACCTTtcaggttcatccgtgttgtagaaTGTGCCAGTATTTTATTCCGTTTTAATCCTGAATAATATGCCATGTCACATCTTGTTTATCCGTTTACCTGTTggtggatatttggattgtttcttctccttctctcttatctcttctccttctctcttctccttctctcttctccttctctcttctctttctctctcttctttctctcttcttctctcttctctttctctcttctccttctctcttctctttctctcttctctcttcttctcttctcttcttcttttaatgtttgtttatttttcagagaaagagagtgagcaggggaggggcagagagagggagacagaggatccaaagcaggctctgccctgacagcacagagctccatgtagagctcagactcacaaaccacaaaatcaggACCTAAgctgaatttggacgcttaaccatttTTGGCTGTTAGAATAATACTGCTGTGAGCGTTGATATATGTCTTTGTGAAGATATGTGTTTTCAGTTCCCTCAAATGCTTAGGCttagaattgctgggttgtgtagtatttttgtttaactttttaaggtaCTTCTAAACTGTCCAGAGAAGCCATACCATTTCACATCCCCATTACAcatgaaggttccaatttctctgtatctttaccaacacttggtattgtcttttttattacagTCTTTTTCACGGGTGtgagttttaatttgtatttgcctAGTAACCACTGGTGTTGAATACGTTTCCTGTGCCCATTAGTTGCTCCATGTCTAGCTAGCTGAAATCACtcttcaggtcttttgcccatttctccctATGCCTTTTCTTTTAAGAAGAGTTTTTTTGAGatctaattcacataccatacagttCACCCACTTAAAGTGAAATTCCATGATTTAGTATATTCATACAGTTGTACAATCATCATGAGtcaatttttagaacatttttatcacctaaAATGAAACCCATGCCCATTAGAAGTCACTTCCCAtttgccccctgccctcccagcctctagGGAACCACCAGTCTACTTTTTGTCTACGAATTTgccaattctggacatttcatgtaagtggaatcatgggATATGTGTGGTCtgtttgagactggcttctttcaaggttcatccatgtagcATAAATCAGTACTACATTTCTTTTCACTGCTAAATAACATCCCATTTCATGGAtaggccacattttgtttatctgttcattagttgctggacacttgagttgtttctgttttttggttgCTATAAATGATGCTGCCATGAACACTCAGTACAAGTTgcacttttttttctcatagatGAGGATTAAAAACTTACTCTAGTTCTGGGGAGCCCGGGTGACTGAGTTggtcagcgtctgacttcagctcaggttacgatcttacagtttgtgagttcgagccccacatcgggctctgtgctgataactaggagcctggaacctgctttggattctctgtctccttccatctctgcccctccccagctcactctctgtctctcaaaaagaaataaatgttaaaaagaaagttaCTCCACTTCTATAAGCCACTGATAATGGTGCGCTGGCTAGACTCTAGGTGACTAGTGTGGTGAATAGAAGGGGTGAGAGCAggcattcttgccttgttctGTTGTTGCAGGGCAGGGAATACTCAGGACCAGCCCTTTTCTGTCTTTGGTGTTTCCATCTGCATCTTTGTTACCTCAGCCAGACACCTAGATGTCATCTCAGATCGGCCCCTCCCTTGAGGTCCTTCTGCTTGGGCCCAGCTCTGGGTGCCCTGTGTCCTCCACATCTGTTGTGTCTCCCAGTCCTTCCTTCTGTACACTCCCTGCTCCTTTCCTGGACCACTGCAGTACTCACCCAAGTCCCTGTGGGTGGTCTCTCCATATGTTTCATGGTCGTCGGAGGGCTCTTTCTAAAACACGTTCCTTCTCATTTTGAACCCCCAATTAAAGCTTTTAGAGATCCCCTCTTACCATCAGGAAGGAGTCCAGCCTCCTTGACCTTTCATAAGCTGCCTTTGGGCAACCTAACTCCTTtccacctctctggcctcacccTTTACCATCCTACCCTGCATACTCATGTAAAAAGCTCTTGATGGGCCTTGCTCTCACACCCATGCTTTTTCCCCTGCATACCTCTGCTAGAATCcccagtcctttgcttttcctattcatacatttgttcatttgttcagcaaatatttactaaccATCTGCTCTGAGCCAGGCACTTTGCAAAGTGCTGGGGATACTGTGCTGCCAATGTCCCCACTTCTGTGGTGCTCAGAACCTCCTGAGGAAGACTGCTAGAGGAGCACTGATAACAGTTTGTTATGATAAGCTTTGAATGGGAATCTACCCACAGGATGCCATTCAGGAAGATGTTATCTACACTGGCCCTTCCCATGAAGGGCCCGACCCTGGGGTCCCTCCACATGTCCCTTCCTCACTTCTGTCAAACCACACTGTACAAGGATAACCCCAGCCCTGTCTGTTCCCTCTTCTACTCTGCACTCCTGAGGACAGGGCTCATGTCTGCTCATCTTTGTGTCTTCAGGCAGGTGCAGACCTGGCATGCTTGTTGGTTGAGGGAATGGATGcccttttatttccatgtttccCATGAACCTTGTGACCTGTCCTTCACCCTTTAGCAAAATCGTTCTGACATCTTGGCCCCCCTTCTTGCTCTGATTGCCAGATCTCTCTCCTCCTGGGTGAACCATTCTTCACTACCAGCCTGCTGCCTTGGCACAACCTGTACTTCTGGTATGTGCGGACTGCCGTGGACCAGCATCTGGGGCCTGGTGCTGTGGTGATGCCCCAGACTGCCTCGCTGCACGCTGTGGTCGTGGAGTTCAGGGTAGGCCCCTCAGAAGTTGTTGCAgaaagggcaggggctgggggtccTTATTTTCTTGCAGAGACCTTGGGTGCAGATAGAGCATTGTGAGTCTTAATGATATGGGCCTCTGCTTTTCTGTATCAGCACACTGCAGGGTTGAATGGAAGAGACTTGCCTTTGTACAAATGCGGTAATTTGGCATGTGAAATGGAAATGGCTGTGTGTTGTCATTTTACAATTATCCCTTatcagaataattaaaaaaaacataaatgaagagTTTCAGAAGACATGCTGTGCAGCTCACTCTGTTCTTATTAAAAGTTGACGCTCCAGTTGTTAAAAGCATTTTGAGATGGAAAGTCAGCTTCTTTATgtaacaaaaaattgaaaagcttcattttaatttcctcatcaaAGCAAAACCAGTCACAAAGTCATTTTGGGAAAGACGTTTCTTCTTAAAAGGATTTTGAAATACTTTCAACCTGAGAAGTAGAGTGAACCTCATTTGATATTTCTTTGATAAGAACGGCTTCACCCATTGGTAGCTTAGTGGCTCCATCACTGATTTTCTGGGCATTTCTTCTGTGTTGTCTATTTACCTGGCGAGATTTCCACAGGAGTTCTGGCTTTCATGGCCCAGGAAGGAATGTGGGAATGATGCTCATTCCCAGACATATATCCAGGAAACGGGACACAAAATTGGCTAGCCTGAGTGCACTTCTGGTCCCTTCTCTCCCAATGTCCTCACATCCTGTTTATAGGCACAGAGCCTCAGAAACTGGTTTACAGATTTCTTCCCAAAGAAACCCCATCCCAGTGGCTCTGTTTGATTGTCCCCTGTAGGAGAGGACTTGATCATGTGACACTTTGCAGATTTCAGTGACCTTCCCAGATCCTTGGTATCTCTGAGGCCTTTCAATCATGGGGTCTCTTCCAAGTGTGTGGGAATAGCAAGGGGTGCCTTTTTGGGgctgtccccttccccccaaccTGACCTCACTGACTCTTCTCGCTCTTGTCACCATGCTTTCATGTCTCTGGGTGGGTGTGGATGTCTGTGTGCTGTCCTACCAAACCTGTGACATCCATCCCCAACTGGGTGTCGACAAGGGCTCTGCCTTCCTCACAGGACCTGTGGCGGATCCGGAGTCCCTGTGGTGACTGCGAAGGCTTTGACGTACACATCATGGATGACATGATTAAGGTAGGTGGGGCACAGTTCCTGCCTGTAGTGTCCCACCCACCTACTCCATGTGCACAGTTTCCTACCCCTCCCACTTGGCTTTCCTTTACCCAGTCCAGGTGAACCTATTGATCCTGAGTCTGGCCCCATATGTTACCCCATCCATCACCCCTGCCACTTGGTCTGTGCCCTGCGCCCTCTCACTCCTTGGCTTTATACATTCTTCTTTCTACCAACTCCTGTGTGACCTTCAGGTAGCTGCTCAGAGATCACGTGTGGGTCAGCTTTCCTGCCCAACCCCATTCTCAGCCAGACCCTGGTGTGTCCAGGCACTgtgattccttgtctccctctagACTGGGAGCCTCATGTAGGAGTGATCTGGCAGCTGTAGTGCTCAGTAATGGTCACTGAATGGGCAAGCGTCCAAGTGCCAGATGTTTTTACCAGTGTTGACGTTTGGTCCTCAGAGTAGCTCATGAGACAGGCAGCGTCATcccattttaaaaagggaaaaaatgaggctCAGGTGAAGTAACTCTCTGAGAAGACACTTGTGCGTGGCAGCTGAGAGTAGAGAAGGCAGCTGGTTTGATCCCGGTGTGTGTGGTCTTTCTGTGAGGACGCACTGAGGCATCTGACTGTGGCAGTTACCCTGAGGGACCTGGGCCAAGGAGGTAAAGGACCACTGGTATAGACCTTGGAGACTGGACAAGAGCCCCTTATCTCCTAGGCCACTGGCTctggttctgtctctgtctctgcccactgccacctccctttcccttctcagcGTGCCCTGGACTTCAGGGAGAGCAAGGAGGCCGAACCCCACCCGCTGTGGGAGTACCCATGCCGCTGTCTGTCTGAGCCCCAGCAGATCCTGACCTTTGATTTTCGGCAGCCAGTACCCCCACACCTGATCCATGCTGAGGGCTCCATTGAGCTGAGGAGGTAAGAACAGGTTCCAGGGTGCAGTAAGCTGGGGAAGGGAGTGGTAAGGCCTGCTTTCTGTCTAGTTACTGCCTGGGTGACTAAGCACTTACTTTGGCCATTTTCATGTGGGTGGCTGTGGCCTCCTTTTTTGGGCCTTGCCCTTCCTGGTCCAAAGTGGCCCTGAGTGTATAGTGGGTCCCCACAGCCTCTGGGTGTGTataggtggggagggagagccagagTGGGCTTTGCACATCCCCCCACACCTGCAGCTTCCTTTGAGCTAAGTGTCATGATGGATCACAGCTATAGAGAAAAGTGATTTTTTGTTGCTATGGTTACCCAGTGGGCCATTTTCCTGAACCCTGCTGGGAATTAAAGCAGGTTAGGAATTGGTAAGGGCTACTCATCGTGAGGCACAGTTGGGCCATCCTGCTCCACCTTCCTTCCCAGGGAGGAGCTGCTGCTTCCCTGAGGAAAAACCCCTGTCCCATGGTTCCTCTAAGTGCTTGGCCAGGTTGCAGGGAGCAGGTGGGGCTCTGGGTTGTGGTTCTTGCTCAGCATTTTACCAAGCGGCCTTTAGTCAGGTGGAATGTTAGCAGCCTCCTGattggggaggaaagaaagatcaGAGGTTTCTGGAAAGCGGTGAGGAACTGTGGCTGTGCCTGCCCATCTCTTGTGTGGCTGTTTGTCTTTGACCCaacatccccacccccaggcctgggAGGAGCCATGGGGCCGTCCTGTGGATGgaataccacctcacgccggacAACACTGTCAACACTGGCCTCCTGAAGTCTGTAGAGGACAAGGTAGTGCTGTGCACGTGAGTCCCAGAACAGGCCCACCCTGTGAGCTGGTTGGTTACAAGTTAGCCCGATTGTAACTCTTCAGTGGCCCCAGGTCACCTGGTTCTGACCAGCTTCTCACTGCGAGTTGCCTGGCCTGGAGACTGGCCAGGAGGGGGCTTGGGTGCTAGTAGCCCTCACTATCTTCTCGCTGCTTCTACAGGGGGACTGTTGCTGGAACCCCCACTGCAAGCAGGCAGTGTACTTCTTCACCATGGCGGACCCCAGAGCGCCGCTGGGCGGCCCTCAGACTGTCAGTTACACTGTGGATTTCCACCCCCACACTGGAGAC
This genomic interval from Panthera leo isolate Ple1 chromosome E2, P.leo_Ple1_pat1.1, whole genome shotgun sequence contains the following:
- the PRMT7 gene encoding protein arginine N-methyltransferase 7 isoform X1, which encodes MKVFCGRANPTTGSVEWLEEDEHYDYHQEIARSSYADMLHDKDRNIKYYQGIRAAVNRVKDRGQKALVLDIGTGTGLLSMMAVTAGADYCYAIEVFKPMADAAVKIVEKNGFSDKIKIINKHSTEVTMGPDGDMPCRANILITELFDTELIGEGALPSYEHAHRHLVQENCEAVPHRATVYAQLVESRRMWSWNKLFPIPVHTSCGEQVIIPPLELERCPGAPSVYDIQLNQVSSADFTVLSDVLPMFSVDFSKQVSSSAACHSRQFEPVASGRAQVVLSWWDIEMDPEGKIKCSMAPFWAHSDPEELQWRDHWMQCVYFLPQEEPVVQGSSIYLVAHHDDYCVWYSLQRTSPEKDRRVYPARPVCDCQAHLLWNRPRFGEINDQDRTDQYIQALRTVLKPDSVCLCVSDGSLLSLLAHHLGAEQVFTVESSAASYRLMKKCPGSQHSQADLTDWFHDGISSLGHRLVLISFLKETTRTTSLLLSPADTSIFKANHLEDKINIIEKRPELLTSADLEGKKISLLLGEPFFTTSLLPWHNLYFWYVRTAVDQHLGPGAVVMPQTASLHAVVVEFRDLWRIRSPCGDCEGFDVHIMDDMIKRALDFRESKEAEPHPLWEYPCRCLSEPQQILTFDFRQPVPPHLIHAEGSIELRRPGRSHGAVLWMEYHLTPDNTVNTGLLKSVEDKVGDCCWNPHCKQAVYFFTMADPRAPLGGPQTVSYTVDFHPHTGDITMDFSLSDTLDDGQ
- the PRMT7 gene encoding protein arginine N-methyltransferase 7 isoform X2 — its product is MKVFCGRANPTTGSVEWLEEDEHYDYHQEIARSSYADMLHDKDRNIKYYQGIRAAVNRVKDRGQKALVLDIGTGTGLLSMMAVTAGADYCYAIEVFKPMADAAVKIVEKNGFSDKIKIINKHSTEVTMGPDGDMPCRANILITELFDTELIGEGALPSYEHAHRHLVQENCEAVPHRATVYAQLVESRRMWSWNKLFPIPVHTSCGEQVIIPPLELERCPGAPSVYDIQLNQVSSADFTVLSDVLPMFSVDFSKQVSSSAACHSRQFEPVASGRAQVVLSWWDIEMDPEGKIKCSMAPFWAHSDPEELQWRDHWMQCVYFLPQEEPVVQGSSIYLVAHHDDYCVWYSLQRTSPEKDRRVYPARPVCDCQAHLLWNRPRFGEINDQDRTDQYIQALRTVLKPDSVCLCVSDGSLLSLLAHHLGAEQVFTVESSAASYRLMKKCPGSQHSQADLTDWFHDGISSLGHRLVLISFLKETTRTTSLLLSPADTSIFKANHLEDKINIIEKRPELLTSADLEGKKISLLLGEPFFTTSLLPWHNLYFWYVRTAVDQHLGPGAVVMPQTASLHAVVVEFRDLWRIRSPCGDCEGFDVHIMDDMIKRALDFRESKEAEPHPLWEYPCRCLSEPQQILTFDFRQPVPPHLIHAEGSIELRRPGRSHGAVLWMEYHLTPDNTVNTGLLKSVEDKGDCCWNPHCKQAVYFFTMADPRAPLGGPQTVSYTVDFHPHTGDITMDFSLSDTLDDGQ
- the PRMT7 gene encoding protein arginine N-methyltransferase 7 isoform X10, whose product is MKVFCGRANPTTGSVEWLEEDEHYDYHQEIARSSYADMLHDKDRVFKPMADAAVKIVEKNGFSDKIKIINKHSTEVTMGPDGDMPCRANILITELFDTELIGEGALPSYEHAHRHLVQENCEAVPHRATVYAQLVESRRMWSWNKLFPIPVHTSCGEQVIIPPLELERCPGAPSVYDIQLNQVSSADFTVLSDVLPMFSVDFSKQVSSSAACHSRQFEPVASGRAQVVLSWWDIEMDPEGKIKCSMAPFWAHSDPEELQWRDHWMQCVYFLPQEEPVVQGSSIYLVAHHDDYCVWYSLQRTSPEKDRRVYPARPVCDCQAHLLWNRPRFGEINDQDRTDQYIQALRTVLKPDSVCLCVSDGSLLSLLAHHLGAEQVFTVESSAASYRLMKKIFKANHLEDKINIIEKRPELLTSADLEGKKISLLLGEPFFTTSLLPWHNLYFWYVRTAVDQHLGPGAVVMPQTASLHAVVVEFRDLWRIRSPCGDCEGFDVHIMDDMIKRALDFRESKEAEPHPLWEYPCRCLSEPQQILTFDFRQPVPPHLIHAEGSIELRRPGRSHGAVLWMEYHLTPDNTVNTGLLKSVEDKGDCCWNPHCKQAVYFFTMADPRAPLGGPQTVSYTVDFHPHTGDITMDFSLSDTLDDGQ